A single Triticum dicoccoides isolate Atlit2015 ecotype Zavitan chromosome 2A, WEW_v2.0, whole genome shotgun sequence DNA region contains:
- the LOC119353462 gene encoding RNA pseudouridine synthase 6, chloroplastic-like: MTKPAASLASLLPQLWHRPLPPPPLLPRALYSSSPLLTTHRRTPRHRLRVSPTTHLDAVAAARATRAADPVEALTATSYPAYDRLLPCPSKDDPPRIEHLVAREDEVAGDFISRSLNLPPMYVADLIKFGAVYYALVAPQPPPYAAPEHVRIFREVTEPSLLRRRASIKGKTVREAQKTFRVTDPSQRLEAGTYLRVHVHPKRFPRCYEIDWKSRVVATTDDFVVLNKPAATSVGGATDNIEESCVVFTSRALGLASPLMTTHQIDNCSEGCVVLSKTKEFCSVFHGLIREKQVKKVYLALTTEPVSPGIITHYMRPLNRAPRLVSEDHIERWHLCQMEILDCKKVPWPKPLITKVHKVDNCGWPKQEAAYECKINLMTGKTHQIRAQLAAIGAPIVGDSAYMTGAIAAMADPSINPYGRASLNYSSEEEKAAAVEAWVACHGKEPKSVIGLQASEISWDHEGEHHYYKAGVPWWRQDAVESDLV; the protein is encoded by the exons aTGACGAAGCCCGCGGCGTCCTTggcctccctcctcccgcagctgtGGCACCGgcccttgccgccgccgcccctcctcccccGCGCCCTCTACTCCTCCTCCCCGCTCCTCACCACCCACCGCCGCACCCCACGCCACCGCCTCCGCGTCTCCCCCACCACGCacctcgacgccgtcgccgccgccagggCAACCAGGGCCGCTGACCCCGTAGAGGCCCTCACAGCCACCTC GTACCCAGCGTACGACAGGCTTCTGCCCTGCCCGTCCAAAGACGACCCTCCGAGGATCGAGCACCTCGTCGCCCGGGAAGACGAGGTCGCCGGCGATTTCATCTCGAGGTCCCTCAACCTCCCCCCTAT GTACGTTGCAGATCTCATCAAGTTTGGGGCCGTGTACTACGCTCTTGTTGCGCCGCAGCCGCCTCCCTACGCCGCTCCGGAGCATGTGAGGATCTTCAGGGAGGTGACAGAGCCTTCGCTCCTTCGCCGGAGGGCGTCCATTAAAGGGAAGACCGTCAGGGAGGCGCAGAAGACGTTCCGTGTGACCGACCCCAGCCAGCGCCTTGAGGCGGGCACTTATCTAAGGGTTCATGTACATCCCAAACGGTTCCCCAG GTGTTATGAAATTGACTGGAAATCCAGGGTAGTGGCGACGACCGATGACTTTGTTGTCCTCAATAAGCCAGCTGCAACATCA GTAGGAGGGGCAACCGATAATATTGAGGAATCCTGCGTGGTTTTTACTTCGCGTGCATTAGGATTGGCGAGCCCTTTAATGACAACTCATCAGattgataactgttctgagggctg TGTGGTATTGTCTAAAACCAAGGAATTCTGCTCAGTTTTCCATGGATTGATAAGG GAAAAACAGGTTAAAAAAGTTTATCTCGCACTCACAACAGAACCTGTGTCTCCAGGAATAATTACTCATTACATGCGCCCCCTTAATCGTGCTCCCAGACTTGTTTCAGAAG ATCATATTGAAAGATGGCATCTCTGTCAAATGGAGATACTGGACTGTAAGAAGGTTCCATGGCCAAAACCTTTGATAACAAAAGTCCACAAAGTGGACAACTGTGGGTGGCCCAAACAGGAAGCTGCCTATGAATGTAAAATCAATCTCATGACAGGGAAAACTCATCAA ATTAGAGCACAACTGGCTGCTATAGGCGCTCCGATTGTAGGGGATTCTGCGTACATGACTGGAGCGATCGCAGCAATGGCTGACCCAAGCATAAACCCATATGGTAGGGCGAGCCTGAATTACAGCAGTGAAGAGGAAAAAGCTGCTGCTGTTGAAGCATGGGTTGCTTGCCATGGCAAGGAACCAAAATCCGTAATTGGTCTGCAAGCATCTGAGATATCCTGGGATCATGAAGGCGAGCACCACTATTACAAGGCTGGGGTCCCTTGGTGGCGGCAAGACGCGGTGGAGTCCGACCTGGTTTGA